In the Bordetella genomosp. 10 genome, one interval contains:
- a CDS encoding LysR family transcriptional regulator has translation MSHIRLPATGSLIAFEAAARHLNFRLAAGELHLTPSAISQQIRVLEQQIGVALFARVRQRVLLTSAGERYLHEVRRILRDLREVTYQALASGDKEWLNLAVVPTFAVKWLIPRLPDFVARHPEVHLNIVSRSAPFDFAHEAFDAAIHYGEAVWPGAQLAHLMDEQMTPVCSRALQERLGIYAPADLLRVPLLQQFTRPSSWNDWFEHLAIVPANAFEGPRFDSFNMILEAVRAGMGAALLPRFMIDEAADQLVRISDVCLPSRRGYHLAWPTAKSELGSVRKFQAWLSAQASASGLD, from the coding sequence ATGTCACATATCCGCCTTCCCGCGACGGGCTCCCTGATTGCGTTCGAAGCCGCCGCGCGGCACCTGAACTTCCGCCTCGCCGCGGGCGAACTGCATCTGACGCCCAGCGCCATCAGCCAGCAGATACGCGTGCTGGAACAGCAGATCGGCGTGGCGCTGTTCGCGCGCGTGCGCCAGCGCGTGCTGCTCACCAGCGCGGGGGAACGCTATCTCCACGAAGTGCGCCGGATATTGCGCGATCTGCGCGAGGTCACCTACCAGGCGCTCGCCAGCGGCGACAAGGAATGGCTCAACCTCGCGGTGGTCCCGACCTTCGCCGTCAAGTGGCTGATCCCGCGCCTGCCGGACTTCGTGGCCCGGCATCCCGAGGTCCATCTGAATATCGTTTCGCGCAGCGCCCCGTTCGACTTCGCGCACGAAGCCTTCGACGCCGCCATCCACTATGGCGAGGCGGTCTGGCCCGGCGCCCAGCTCGCGCACCTGATGGACGAACAGATGACGCCGGTGTGCAGTCGCGCGTTGCAGGAACGGCTGGGCATCTACGCGCCCGCCGACCTGCTGCGGGTGCCGCTGCTGCAGCAGTTCACCCGCCCCTCCTCGTGGAACGACTGGTTCGAGCACCTGGCCATCGTCCCCGCCAACGCCTTCGAAGGCCCTCGCTTCGACAGTTTCAACATGATCCTGGAGGCGGTCCGGGCCGGCATGGGCGCGGCGCTGCTGCCGCGTTTCATGATCGACGAGGCCGCCGACCAGTTGGTGCGCATCAGCGACGTCTGCCTGCCCTCCCGGCGCGGCTATCACCTCGCCTGGCCCACCGCGAAAAGCGAGCTGGGGAGCGTGCGCAAATTCCAGGCGTGGCTGTCCGCCCAGGCCAGCGCATCGGGACTTGATTAG
- a CDS encoding RraA family protein — protein MSLAPKQTDRRWKDPVLPFVSNPAPERLPADLVAALGGMDVTRIADAVGRMYTCQSQLRSLTPTARPLCGTALTVKCPPGDNLGLMAGIRQLQPGDVLVVDGQGFTSWCLGGAELLKFARDEYGMAGLVVHGAWRDAQELEEAEIPVYGLGVAPYSGPKLGPAEVNVPVACAGVIVQPGDVVCASLEGVAVVPRAHARRVADRLSQAAAGHGIAAFMDDMDVLVRQWLDRSAG, from the coding sequence ATGTCACTCGCTCCCAAGCAGACGGACCGGCGCTGGAAAGATCCCGTCCTTCCCTTCGTTTCCAACCCCGCGCCCGAACGCCTGCCGGCCGATCTCGTGGCGGCGCTGGGCGGCATGGACGTCACTCGCATCGCCGACGCCGTCGGCCGCATGTACACCTGCCAGTCCCAGTTGCGCTCGCTCACGCCCACCGCCCGGCCGCTTTGCGGCACCGCCCTCACGGTGAAATGCCCGCCGGGCGACAACCTGGGCCTGATGGCCGGCATCCGCCAGTTGCAGCCCGGCGACGTGCTGGTGGTCGACGGACAAGGCTTCACGAGCTGGTGCCTGGGCGGGGCCGAACTGCTGAAATTCGCCCGCGACGAATACGGCATGGCCGGGCTGGTGGTCCACGGCGCCTGGCGCGACGCGCAGGAACTGGAGGAAGCGGAGATCCCCGTGTACGGACTGGGCGTCGCGCCCTATTCCGGCCCCAAGCTGGGCCCCGCCGAAGTGAACGTGCCGGTGGCCTGCGCGGGCGTCATCGTGCAGCCGGGCGACGTCGTGTGCGCCAGCCTGGAAGGCGTGGCGGTGGTGCCGCGCGCCCACGCGCGCCGCGTCGCGGACCGCCTGTCGCAAGCGGCCGCGGGCCATGGCATCGCGGCGTTCATGGACGACATGGACGTGCTGGTGCGCCAATGGCTGGACAGGTCCGCCGGATGA
- a CDS encoding SDR family NAD(P)-dependent oxidoreductase, with product MTIADASLRGRTVLVTGSGRNLGRGIALGFARQGANIVLNGHRDMEALRAVGAEVEALGGKALCVQADVTQPEQVQDMVGQALRRFGAVDIAVSNVGLRPRQAFLDISVDDWRRVIETSLSSAFYLARAVLPAMRDNKWGRVIHISGRDGFFTYANRAHNVTAKAGLHALAKAIAVEFGEFNITANTIAPGKMNTVRDEANYPNYRALWAEAVKSMPLRRLGTAEDVAECCLYLSGQHSYVTGQLIHLNGGESMY from the coding sequence ATGACTATAGCTGATGCTTCCTTGAGAGGGCGGACGGTCCTCGTAACGGGATCCGGCAGAAACCTGGGGCGGGGCATTGCCTTGGGATTCGCGCGCCAGGGCGCCAATATCGTGCTCAACGGCCACCGCGATATGGAGGCGCTGCGGGCCGTCGGCGCGGAAGTCGAGGCGCTGGGCGGGAAGGCCCTGTGCGTGCAGGCGGACGTGACGCAGCCGGAGCAGGTGCAGGACATGGTCGGGCAGGCGCTGCGGCGCTTCGGCGCGGTGGACATCGCCGTCTCCAACGTCGGCTTGCGGCCGCGCCAGGCCTTCCTCGATATCTCGGTGGACGACTGGCGGCGCGTCATCGAGACCAGCCTGAGTTCCGCCTTCTACCTGGCGCGCGCGGTGTTGCCCGCCATGCGCGACAACAAGTGGGGCAGGGTGATCCATATCTCCGGCCGGGACGGCTTCTTCACGTATGCCAACCGCGCCCACAACGTCACGGCCAAGGCGGGCCTGCATGCGCTGGCCAAGGCCATCGCCGTGGAATTCGGCGAGTTCAACATCACGGCCAACACCATCGCGCCCGGCAAGATGAACACGGTCCGCGACGAGGCGAATTACCCGAACTATCGGGCCCTATGGGCCGAGGCGGTCAAGAGCATGCCGCTGCGGCGGCTGGGCACGGCGGAAGACGTGGCGGAGTGCTGCCTGTACCTGTCTGGACAGCACAGCTACGTGACGGGGCAGCTCATTCATTTGAACGGCGGGGAATCGATGTATTGA